The DNA region CCGTACCTTGCACTCAGGCACTTATTCTCTCACCCAACCCAAATATTTCCATGGCGTTGTGCGTGGTTATCCGCGCCAGTTCTTCAAAGGGCAGTCCCTTTACGGCGGCGACCTTTTTTGCCGTGTGGACCACGTTCGCCGGTTCGTTCCGGCGGCCCCTTCGGGGTTCCGGTGTCAGGAAGGGACAGTCTGTTTCCACCAGGAGCCGGTCCGCCGGTGTCTTTCGTACCACGTCACGCAGTACCTCTGAATTCCTGAACGTTACCGTTCCGGGAATCGAAATGTAGTATCCCCAGTCAAGACAGCGTTTCGCCATGGCAAAGTCACCGGAAAAACAGTGAACGATCCCGTGCACCCTCCCCTTCCACTTCTCAAGAACCGCCAGGATCTCTTCGTGTGCCTCCCGGTCATGAACAATGACCGGAAGTCCCAGTTCATGGGTCAGATCCATCTGCTCTTCAAAGCGCCGTATCTGGACATCCCGGGGAGACAGATTTCGATAAAAATCGAGCCCTATTTCACCATAGGCGACCACCTTCGCGTGTTTCGCCATCTTCCTCAGCGTATCATAGGTTCTCATATCGATGTCGCGGGCTGAATGAGGATGAACACCCACGGCGGCATAGACCCGCTCATAGCTGTCGGCCACGGTGAGGGCCTTCCCGCTGTCATCGACGTCGATGCCTACGGTAATGATATACTCAACGCCGTTTTGGCGGGCACGCCGGACCACCTCGTCCCGGTCCCGGTCAAAATCCTTCAATTCAAGATGAGCATGAGAATCAATCAGCATATCCACTCCATTCATTTCATTCGTTCGTGTTGAGCCGCTACTCCCGCAACCGGGGATCGAGGGAATCCCTGATGCCCTCACCGAGGAGATTGTAGCCGAGAACGGTTACAAGGATCGCCAGTCCGGGGTACAGGGACAGCCACCAGGCGATATCGATGTTGTCCTTTCCGGCGGTCAGGATGTTACCCCAGCTCGGTGTGGGCGGCTGGACACCGATACCGAGAAAGCTCAGGGCCGACTCCGTCAGAATGGCACCGGCAACGCCAAGGCTCGCGGCAACCAGAATCGAAGCCATTGCATTGGGCAGCATATGGCGGAAGATGATCCTGAGGTCACTGGCTCCGATCGCCCTCGCCGCCTGGATGAAGTCACGTTCCTTCAGTGAGATGAAATCGGCCCTTACCAGACGTGTGATACCCATCCAGCTTGTCATTCCAATGACGATCATGATGTTCCAGATGGAGGGCTCCAGGATGGCGATAACAGCCAGGATAAGAAAGAACGAGGGAAAACAGAGCATGATATCCACGAAGCGCATGATGACGGCATCAACCCATCTTCCGTAATACCCTGCGACGGCGCCGAGAATCGTGCCGATGAATATGGCGATGCCCGTCGCCACGAAACCGACCTTCAGGGATATTCCCGCACCCCAGATCATCCTGCTGAGGACATCCCGTCCAAGCTGGTCCGTCCCGAAGATATGAACCGCCGACGGCGCCGAAAGCACATCTCTGAGATCGATCTCGCTCGGATTATAGGGCGAGAGCATCGGCGCAAAGATGGAAACGACAAAAAGCACGGCAACGACCACACCCCCCGCCACGGCCATTTTGTTTCTTAAAAAACGGAACCAGAAATCGTTTTTCATATTCACCATCGGTTTCACGGACATGTTTCCCCGCACCGGTTCCCGGAACTCACGACACCCTGATCCGCGGGTCCGCGAGGGCATAGGAAACATCGGCTATCAGATTGCCGAGAAGCGTCAGTATTGCTCCGATAAAGAGAATCCCCATCACCACCGGATAGTCCCGTGACATAACGGCCATGTAGAAGAGCTGCCCCATGCCCGGGATCGCAAAGATAGTCTCAAAGATCACACTGCCGCCGATGAGCCCCGGTATGGACAGGCCGAGAATGGTGATGACCGGGAGCAGCGCGTTCCTCAAA from Deltaproteobacteria bacterium includes:
- a CDS encoding TatD family hydrolase gives rise to the protein MLIDSHAHLELKDFDRDRDEVVRRARQNGVEYIITVGIDVDDSGKALTVADSYERVYAAVGVHPHSARDIDMRTYDTLRKMAKHAKVVAYGEIGLDFYRNLSPRDVQIRRFEEQMDLTHELGLPVIVHDREAHEEILAVLEKWKGRVHGIVHCFSGDFAMAKRCLDWGYYISIPGTVTFRNSEVLRDVVRKTPADRLLVETDCPFLTPEPRRGRRNEPANVVHTAKKVAAVKGLPFEELARITTHNAMEIFGLGERISA
- a CDS encoding ABC transporter permease, producing MKNDFWFRFLRNKMAVAGGVVVAVLFVVSIFAPMLSPYNPSEIDLRDVLSAPSAVHIFGTDQLGRDVLSRMIWGAGISLKVGFVATGIAIFIGTILGAVAGYYGRWVDAVIMRFVDIMLCFPSFFLILAVIAILEPSIWNIMIVIGMTSWMGITRLVRADFISLKERDFIQAARAIGASDLRIIFRHMLPNAMASILVAASLGVAGAILTESALSFLGIGVQPPTPSWGNILTAGKDNIDIAWWLSLYPGLAILVTVLGYNLLGEGIRDSLDPRLRE